A stretch of the Synergistaceae bacterium genome encodes the following:
- a CDS encoding GNAT family N-acetyltransferase has product MLLETGVEGLFLRELRMDDLEGFYSWQNDPEIAKYYVFTRVPRTREEARRALESIVAGGGGDSVHLAVARNAHTPDDEFLGVMSLKSISALDRHAEFAAVIASAREMGKGYGRAASVRMIRYGFDTLNLRKIYLSILSGNERTIHLYETMGFRREGIFRQHVYIGGKYEDLAWYSLFPEELKD; this is encoded by the coding sequence GTGCTGTTGGAAACCGGTGTCGAGGGGCTTTTTCTCAGGGAGCTGCGGATGGATGACCTCGAGGGCTTCTACTCGTGGCAGAACGACCCGGAGATCGCAAAGTACTACGTGTTTACGCGCGTTCCGCGCACGAGGGAGGAGGCGCGCCGAGCTCTGGAATCGATAGTTGCGGGGGGAGGCGGAGACTCGGTCCACCTGGCGGTCGCAAGGAACGCACACACGCCGGATGACGAGTTCCTGGGGGTGATGAGCCTCAAGAGCATCTCCGCGCTGGACCGGCATGCGGAGTTCGCCGCCGTGATAGCGTCGGCCCGCGAGATGGGCAAGGGGTACGGCAGGGCCGCGTCGGTGCGCATGATCCGCTACGGGTTCGACACGCTCAACCTGCGCAAGATCTATCTCAGCATACTGTCGGGCAATGAAAGGACCATTCATCTATACGAGACCATGGGTTTCCGCCGCGAGGGAATCTTCAGGCAGCACGTCTATATCGGCGGGAAGTACGAGGATCTGGCCTGGTACTCCCTGTTCCCGGAGGAGCTGAAGGATTGA